The Methanobacteriaceae archaeon genomic interval ATTTAAAGAGTAAAATTTCTCAAAAATCTCCTGTTTGGTGAAAGGATTTTCAGGCTCTCCTTTAGGTAAAAATGTAGTCTTTTCAAGAATCAAATTATTCATCCCATCAGTATTATTAGTATTAGTATTATTATAGAGATTATAATTATTGAGTCCATTAACCATTTTTAATCCTTTTTCAAATTCAATTATAACTCTCGCAGGCCTTTTTTGAGGTTGAAGATTATTTAATTTGTTATCAACCTGAATTTCAACTTTATCTGCAATTTTTAAGATTTTATTTTTAAACTCCAGATTACTTTCAAACTCTTCAATATTTTCTAGTGTTAAATCACCTTTATTCAGCAAAATGCCCAGGCTGATAGGTAAGCTCTGTCGAACAGATTCTAAAGTCATAGGACAGTAATTATCATGTTCAGCTGCCGTTTTATAAGTTTGAACGGTTATTTTCTTGATTTTTTGATTTTCAATAGCATAAATATTTATTTCATTCAAAATATCTACTGCAGAGCCAATGGTAGAATGTAAATGCCTGCAAACTGGATATTTCTTTAAATAAACATTCTGAATATGAAATTGACCCAGTTCCGAATTAATCTGATTTGCTATTTTAATAGAATTCTCAAAAACTTCTTCACCACCAAGAGCCTTGAAAAATCCTTCTTTGCCTTCCACTATGCTTTCAGCACCGGTGAATCCCTTTTGTGATAGAAGAGCAGATATCATCCCAGATTGAACTGCTCTACCTGCATGAAGGTGTTTACCCATGGTACCGGCGTGATCCGATTCTAGAAGACCTGCGGCCTGGGTTCCAGCCAGACCTAAAGCATTTATAGTTTTTTCCAAATCCAAATTCAGAATTTTAGATGATACAGCAGCCGCAGCAAAGGTTCCTATAGTTCCCGTACTATGAAAACCACTACTGCGGTGTGAAGGATTAATTGCTTTTCCCAGCACTATGGCTACCTCATATCCCACAATTATTGATTTTAAGAATTCTTTTCCAGTTTTATCTTTCTCTTCTGCTAGGGCCAGGGCCGCAGGAATCACAGTACAACCTGGATGCAGCTGAGCTAAACGATGCCCATCATCCAGATCCAGACAATGAGCCGAAATCCCATTTAAAAACCCAGCATTGAGAGCATCTCCATTTTCATGGCCAATAATAGTTGATTTAAATTCAAAATTAGAGTTAAAATAAGGATTAAGAACTTCAAAGGCAATTGAACTACTTTTCTCTTGAGAGCCTCTAAGTGAAACACCTAAAAAATCCAGAAAACATAATTTGGCCTTTTCTATTGCTGAATCAGGTATATCTTCATATTTTAAAGAAACAATAAAATTTGCTAGTTCTCTAGTAATCATTGATTAAACTAACTGCATGAGTAAATATAATTTTTACTATTTTATTAGCATATGATAAGGAGGCATTACTCTAGAAAATTTAAAAATAAGTTGAAAATTTAAAAAAATAATCAAAATGAAAGAAGAAGAAAAAAATATTAATAAATACAATCATGTGATTTTTTAGCCATTCTAATCAATTGTTTAGATAAATGACGTCGAGCTGATGGTGGAACTTCATAAAAACCTTCATTAATATCTCTTGAAATTTCAATTCGCAGTTTTTGGCCATTTCTTAATTTATTACCACATTTAGTGCATTTAAATCCTTTACCTGCACCTGCGGATTTCATTCGTTTACCACAATCACATAATGGATTTTCTTCTTTAAAAAGTGGAGCTAGATCCATTATTCTAATTTTTTCTATGTTCAAAGTCTCTTGAGCACCAATACCACCATATATTTCTACTTTATCACCAGGAATTAGTTTTTTAACAATATTTCTAAATCCTTTAGTTGGTTCATAAGCGGCACATTCTATTTCTCCAGAAGAATCCTCTAATGTAAAAAAGATATGGCCTCCTTCAATG includes:
- a CDS encoding MmgE/PrpD family protein yields the protein MITRELANFIVSLKYEDIPDSAIEKAKLCFLDFLGVSLRGSQEKSSSIAFEVLNPYFNSNFEFKSTIIGHENGDALNAGFLNGISAHCLDLDDGHRLAQLHPGCTVIPAALALAEEKDKTGKEFLKSIIVGYEVAIVLGKAINPSHRSSGFHSTGTIGTFAAAAVSSKILNLDLEKTINALGLAGTQAAGLLESDHAGTMGKHLHAGRAVQSGMISALLSQKGFTGAESIVEGKEGFFKALGGEEVFENSIKIANQINSELGQFHIQNVYLKKYPVCRHLHSTIGSAVDILNEINIYAIENQKIKKITVQTYKTAAEHDNYCPMTLESVRQSLPISLGILLNKGDLTLENIEEFESNLEFKNKILKIADKVEIQVDNKLNNLQPQKRPARVIIEFEKGLKMVNGLNNYNLYNNTNTNNTDGMNNLILEKTTFLPKGEPENPFTKQEIFEKFYSLNPDFKSFNLNSIDHIPLLKIRDFIIDLKK